Part of the Candidatus Moraniibacteriota bacterium genome is shown below.
ATCGGGTTCGTGCACGCATATCCGGGAGTGTGGAGCGTCCTCGTCTTTCGGTATTTCGAAGCCTTCGAGGAATTTCCGTGCAAGCGATTGATGATGTGAATGGGAAAACACTTTTCTCTGCGTATCTTCGTGAAATCAAAAATGGGAAGGCGTCGAATACCATTGCCGGTGCGCATGAAGTGGGAAAGTTGATAGCCAAGAAATGTCTCGCTGGGAATATTCAGAGCGCTCTCTTTGATCGAAGTAGCTATCGGTATCACGGTCGTGTGAAAGCGGTCGCGGAGGGAGCTCGAGAGGGTGGTTTGGTATTTTAGCGGTAAACCATGTAACTTTGGGTGAACGAATCTATGTCCAAGCAGAACAGAAAACCGAAACGTCGAGAGAAACCGGAGTATGATCAGAAACTTCTGAACCTTGCTCGCGTGACGCGCGTGGTAAAAGGCGGACGGCGATTTCGTTTTCGTGCGACGCTGGTTATTGGGAATCGGAAAGGCAAGGTCGGCGTTGGCGTTGCAAAGGGTTCGGATGTCTCAGATTCTATACAGAAGGCATTTAACGATGCGAAACGGAATATGATATCGGTGATGCTGGACGGTTCGACTATACCACATGATGTCCGCGAGAAATTGGGGAGCTCGATAGTTCTTCTAAAGCCGGGTATTGCTGGGCAGGGTATTATTGCTGGTGGCGCTGTCCGAGCAGTTATGGATTTAGCGGGTATCAAAGATATCGTTTCCAAGTCACTTGGAGCATCAAATCCTCTCAATGTTGCTCGTACGACGGTTCGTGCGCTCTCGCGATTCCGAACAAAGCCGAGTATGAGACACGATGAGAACGTATCGGAAACTGAACAAGTGGTAGCTGCCACAGATACTCCTGTTGCAGAAGTGACGACTCAGGTATAACACGACGAACGAATACTATGCAGATTCATGAAATTTCTTCAGGAAATCGGTTGCGACGAAAGCGCGTAGGGCGCGGCGGGAAGCGCGGCACATACTCTGGTCGCGGAAACAAGGGACAGAAGGCTCGCTCGGGCGCACACGTGAACCCGCTTTTTGAAGGTGGACACACATCGATTGTCGATCGTCTCAAGAAAGTGCGAGGATTTAAGTCGCCACATGCGAAGAAGTCATTTGTGAAGCTCTCAGACATTGTCCGGGTATTTACATCCGAAGAGACCGTGTCAGCGGAAACATTGGTAGCAAAGAATCTCGCTCCGACAGAAATCTTGAAGAGCGGTGTGAAGATTATCGGCTTGGGAACTGTTCCAAAGAATCTTTCTTTTGATTCAGCTCTTTCGTTTTCGGAAAGCGTCCGCGCCGGTATCGAGAAGTCCGGCGGGAAAATGGTATCGATGAAGAAATCTGTTTCAGCGGACAACGCAGAAGAGGAGAGTCGATAACAACCGGAACACAAAAGTTATGTATGCAGCACTCATTCGTATTTTTTCCGAGAAGGAAATACGAAACAAAATCCTATTTATTTTTGGAGCGCTGGTAGTGTATCGGATAGCGGCAGTTGTGCCGTTGCCCGGTGTTGATGTTTTGCAGCTCCAGCGGTTTTTTGATCAAAATCAGTTTCTTGGACTTTTGAATGTCTTTGCTGGTGGAGGGATTTCGAGTGTTTCTATCGTGCTCTTGGGAGTGGCGCCGTATATTACGGCGTCTATTATTATGCAGCTTTTGACGACGGTCGTACCTCGTCTTGAGCGGATTTACAAGGAGGAGGGCGAAGCTGGGCGACAGAAATTCAACATGGTGACGCGATGGCTGACGATCCCGCTCGCCGTTATTCAGACCTTTAGCATGATATCGTTGCTTCGGTCGCAGGGTGTTTTGGGACAAATCACTGCCTTCGATACGACCGCGATGGTGATTATTGCGACAGCTGGTACGATTCTGCTTATGTGGCTTGGCGAGCTGATTACCGAAAAGGGACTTGGGAATGGTGTCTCGATTATGATTTTTGCGGGCATCATGGCGGGCATCCCGGGAGTGCTCGCGCGTTTTCTCGATACGTTCGGGCAGAGTCCTGATGATTTTTTCAATAATATCGTCTTTGCAATAGTGGCGCTCCTCATGGTGGCGGGCATTGTGTTTGTCAATGAGGCACAGCGTACCATTCCGATTTCCTATGCCAAGCGTATTCGGGGGGGCATTGCCGCGGCGGGCACATCGACACATCTTCCGTTGCGCGTCAATCAAGCAGGGGTAATCCCGATAATTTTCGCGGTTTCACTCATTATTTTGCCAAATGTCGTCGCTGGGTATCTCATGAAAACAGCGACGAATCCGACTGTGGCGAGTCTGGCGTCGAAGGCTTATTTCCTCTTTCAGAATCAGTGGTTCTACGGGATATTCTATTTCTCACTTGTCGTTGTCTTCACCTATTTCTATACCGCGGTTATTTTTGATCCGACGAAAATTGCCGAGAATCTGCAGAAACAGGGTGGCTATGTGCCGGGTATACGCCCAGGGACGCCAACCGTGGAATATTTGGCAAAAGTTTTGGGGCATGTGACGCTGGTTGGAGCGGTGTTCTTGGGGACGGTCGCTGTGCTTCCGGTTGTGGTACGCGGTTTGACTGGTGTACAGTCGCTCACAATTGGTGGTATCAGTATTCTTATTGTTGTATCTGTGGTACTTGAGATGGTCAAGCATGTGCAGAGCCAGCTTGCTATGCGAAGCTATGAGGGATTTTGAGATTCTTTTCTTTTTACTTTTTACATGAACACATTATTTACGGCTATTTTGCTAGGACCTCCGGGAAGTGGGAAGAGCACGCAGGCAGATTTTTTGGTGCGAGAGATGGAGGCGGTGCATGTTGATATCGGTCTCGCACTTCGGAAGACCGCTGAAATGAACACGCCTCTTGGCGCGCGAGTTGCAGATATTATGAATCGCCGAAAGGAGCTTGTTCCGGATGATATTGTCGAAGAAGTACTCTCGGGTGCACTTGCCTCGGTGCCTCCGAATCGATTGGTGATTGTTGATGGTGCTCCTCGTTGTGAAACACAGATTGAAATTATCGATGCTATACTCAAGACATTCGAACGACGAGTGAATCTTGCTGTGTATGTTGCTCTCTCGGAAGAAGAATCGGTGCGGCGGATTTCTCGCAGATGGATGTGTTCGCAGTGCAATCAGTCGTTTGTGTCGGGAGTAGATTTCTCGGAAGGAAACGCTCTCTGTCCTTCATGTGCTCTGCCACTTTCACGGAGAAAGGATGATACAGAAGAGGGTGTGCGAAAACGATTCCAGGTATTTTCCTCGAATACGCTTCCAGTTGTAGAACACTACCGCAAGGAGGGCACGCTGCTTGAGGTTGATGGCACGCAAGATCCCATTACAATTTTTGGTGATATACGAAAACGTATCATGTCAAACCTTTAGTTCGCTCTTTTGTGACACAATGAAATTGAAAGACAGAACGGTTTTTTTCAGAGTATTCTCATAAGAAAATTTTGGAAAGCTACGCCTTTCGGAAGCATGTCGCCTAAAGATGTATACGTGCTATGCAACTCAAAAACAACGAGCAAATGGACGCACTTCGAGAAAGCGGCAGGCGTCTCGAGAAAGTAATGCAGGCAGTCGCAGCAGCGATTCGCCCGGGCGTTTCTACGGCGGAATTGGATGAAATTGCCGAACAAAAAATCCATCAACTCGAAAGCGCACCAGTTTTCAAAGGGTACGGCGAGGAATATGGGAAACCGTTTCCAGCGACAATTTGTACCTCAATCAATGATGAAGTGGTGCATGGCATTCCTCGGAAAAACCGCCTTGTTCAGGATGGCGATTTGGTAAAAATAGACATGGGACTGCGCTTTAATGGGATGGTGTCCGATATGGCGCGGACATTTGCCGTCGGCGAAGTTTCCGATGAGGCGGTACGCCTCGTGCGTGTCACCGAAGAGAGCCTGTTGCGAGGAATTAGCGCCGTGCGAATTGGCGGGCGACTGTCTGATTATGCCAAGGCGGTACAAAAGCATGTTGAGGAGAATGGCTTTTCGGTCGTGCGCGATTTGGTAGGGCATGGCGTTGGTTTTGATCTCCATGAACCTCCGCAGATTCCAAATTATTATTTCGTTGGCATGAAGGATGCAATCTTCCGCGTTGGCATGGCGGTCGCTTTCGAGCCAATGGTAAATGTCGGCGGATACGAAGTGTGTCTCGGCAAAGACGGCTGGGTCTTCGCAACCGAAGATGGCAGTCTTAGTGCTCATTTCGAGGACACGGTTATTATTACTGACCAAGGCATCGAAGTCGTAACAAGAAGTGGGAAATAATCTCTCACCTAGCAATATGTTCTTTTCGGCATTGTGACAAACCGTCTCTGCGGAGACGGTTTTTTGTAAGAAGTTTGGAGATTGGATATGGAGATGGAGTTGCTTGCGAAGATGACTCTGTAATGATCGGTAATTATAAACATTGATTTCACAATGGTACAGATATTGACAAAAATATAATTACAGTATATTTTCAAGTATACTTCTCTTGAACCCTCATGAACCAGAAATCCCTCATTCTCTCTATTTTGATGGTTTTGCTCGTCGCTCTTTTCGGCGGGTGGCTTGTGTTTCGTGGTCAGAAGGGTGTTTGGAATGCTCCGAAAGGGCCATCTGTAGCCTCGGAACAGCCGGTGCAAACGGTGGAGAAACCGCAAGATGTTCAGGTTTCTGATGCCGACTTTGCCAAGTACAACAAGGTGCTTTCACGCGACAAGATTACGGGTGTCCAAGACCTCGAAGGACCGTACAAGAAGGTGACGGTGAGTAACGGAGAGTTGACCTTTTCTTTCGAGGTCCCCGATAAGTGGCTTGTCGAGACGCGGAATTCAGGGGAAGTGACAATGAATGAGGGGGAGTTGCGGGAGTTTTTGGGAACGAATTATGACGGGGATATCCGATCAGAAGAGGTTTGCACCAACGAAGATGTTTATGATGCAAACGGAAAAATGACGATTGAGAAGTTTTGTGGGAAACCGTACTCCGACTATTCTGGTATGGATTGGAATACGCTTAAAAGCATCTCGTATAAGGATATGCAGAAACGATATCTTGATGCGAAAAGTGAATTTTCTCCTGGATTTCCAAATGCAACTGTAACACCCGACAATAAAATTTGGTACACAGATACCGGATGGGATCAGGTGCATTTTTACATTCTCGATAAAGTTTTGGATTCTCAGTATAAGTATATTAGGGGCATTACTTCTTTCTGTTATGACACGGAGTGTCTTCAAAAAGACTACCTTGAATATAGAGAGAATATCGAAAAGAGGGCGAAAAGAGACGAAAACAGGAATGTTATCATAGACAAGGGAGAAATGCATGGGTTTGCGGAAACGATTGATCTTGGCAATAACAAGGTTCTTAGGATATGGAAAGAAGCCTATGCTGAAGGCGAGTTCGAAGATGGGTTTAAACGTCTCATAGACACTCTCACGTTCGAGTAAATTAAATAGAAATCTGATTTATGGAAAGCAAATGGAAATCAATTTTATTTCGACCAGTTTTTACGATTAGACTTATATCTGACTACTCTCTTGTGTCAGCTTTTCTTCGAGGATTTTTGCTGAACTCGATCATTGTTGTACCTGCGAACATGTATGCGAACTTTTTCAATGTTCATGATGAGGTTGGTGATGCTACAATAATAGCTGTTTTGTATTTTGGATGTTCTCTGGTGTTTTTATGGGGCACCATTTACGGATTTTTTTCTGATAAAAGATTGTATGTCATTGGTCGTTTTTCATTCATAAGCCATGCTCTCCCTATACTATGGTCGTCTTGTTTGCTTTTTGTTTTTGTGGTTGTTGCGTCTTTTTCTTTTGATGATATATGGACATTTCTTCCAAATTCGATTTTGATTGGGATTACCTCAAGCATTATTGTTTTTTTGATCCCGTTTTTTTCTGGTTATATTTTTTCTCGTATTGTTCGATTTTTTCTTGGGATATCTTTCATGAGAAGCAAAAATGTTTGATAGTGTTTTGTAAGAAGGCATTCGATTTTCCACACAAATTTTCATGAAAATTTGTGTGGAGCACCGAAGTATTCTGCTCCAAGTGCACATTGACAATCTGAATTTTAGTTGGAGGAAAAGTGATGAATGTCAAGTTTGTGGTTTTGCTATTTGTATGTTTTTTCTGTCTTTGGATGGAACACGCTGTTGGTTCTGAAAGGAGTTCGTCTTTGGCGGAAAGTGTTTGGTATGGCGAAAGGCCGCTTGTATACGGGACGATCAAGACTGCGATATCTGTGCCTAATGGTCCAGCGGCTTGCGGTGACCCCAATGACACAAATGACAGAATCATGTTCTTCGATGTATCGATTTTTCGAAGAATAACCGGAAGTTCGTTTGATCCCAAAAAGATATATATCTATGGGGTGACGTTTCTTGGGGATACTGCCATTGATGTCTGGAAGTCAACAATGCCACATGGTGTGATTGAAGTATCAGCATCTCTTACGGATTGGGATAATACCGTTGCCATTTGTCTTGGCTTGAGGGCGTGGGCGTTTACTGCTGGCGGTATTGGATTTTCAGATGTTGTTCTCTGGTATGATGGTCTTGTTTCCCTTCCACCCGCCGACCCCGAATCCACCACTCCACCTCCTCCACCGTCCAACCTCCCAAGTTTGGTCTCGGCAGGAACAAGCAGTTCCGCCCCCAATCTCTCCGCAACGGTTGTGATTGAAAAGCACAACCAGCGCGAAGACACGAACCAGCAGGTTCTTTTTGTTTCTTCATCGCGTTTTCAAAAGTTTGGAAACGAGTAGAGAATCAAACCGTTTCTCCTGGTACCATGGATTCATGGAACTTGTTGACAGTGCAATGATACGCAACTTGACACTAAGCCATAAACCTGTTTCAATGCTTCTATGTCAAAAAAGACGCTCATTCTTGCCACCTTTTTCGTCCTCATTGTCACTCTCGGTGGGGTGTTTTTGGTTGCGAAGGAAAAATTTGAAAGAATGGCTTTGGAAAAAGCAGACCAAGAGGAAGTGGCAAAACAAGCGGCGATGCAACAGGTTTCTGATGCCGACTTTGCCAAGTACAACAAGGTGCTTTCACGCGACAAGATTACGGGTGTCCAAGACCTCGAAGGACCGTACAAGAAGGTGATGGTGAGTAACGGAGAGTTGACCTTTTCTTTCGAGGTTCCCGATAAGTGGCTTGTCGAGACGCGGAATTCAGGGGAAGTGACAATGAATGAGGGGGAGTTGCGAGAATTCCTTAGTACTAGTTGTTTCTATGATGAAAAAATGAAAAGTTCCTACTTTGAACAGCAAGGAATATTTTCATCATCAAAGGAGTCATCCTACACGGGATTTTTTCAAGAAAAGTTCAAGAAAATTACTTTCGAAGAGATGCTTACCTTATATAAAGATAAAAAAGACAAGTTTTCGGTTGGTTTTCCAAACGCCTCTATTTCCGACGGTTGTGTAATATACTCAGGGTTAAATGGTGGACAAATAGATTTTTATCTTCTATCAGAACAGGATTCTAAACGTTACTATGATTTCGATGTTAAGGATATGAGTATATCCTCAGATGTTTCTTCTAGAGGAACAATGAGTAATACTACGCTTGGTAGTAAGAATGCCCTATCGTTTATAGGTGATAAAACTACCGAGTATGGCTTTGCTGGCACGAGAAAGATCTTTGTGCCACTAAAAAATATAGAAAAGGTTCTTGTTATCTATCAGGAAAATGCAAACTATAGCAATATTGTGAGCAATGCATTTGAGCATCTAATAAATACTTTCTCATTTCAGTAGATTCTGTTTTCGCAAAGAATCTTTTACAAAAAGATTCTTTGCGGACAAGGAATTTGTCCGCAGTGTATTTCAAGTATGGATAGATCTTTAACAACCTGAAAATGAGGTGACTTTGATGAAGGCGAGATTCATAATCGTTTTCTTATTTGCAATGTTTGCATGGACGAATGCTCACGCGCAATATTGTCATGAGGGCATCCCTGGCGGTTGCCAGTGCGTTGCTTTTGCCTATGACAATGGCTATAGCGATTTTTTTGGTACAGGATATGCCAAAAATTGGTATGGTGCCGCCAATGGGAAAGGCTATTCCACAGGGCATGTTCCCATGGTTGGTGCTGTAATAGTGTTCGATTCGTGGGGTAAGAGTGCCGCTGGTCACGTCGCTATTATTGCGAGTATTGCGAGTAGCAGTGAAATCGCTGTGAATCATGCAAACTGGGCGCCAAACGGAGCGACGGATGACAGAATTTATAGAAGTGTTTCTGTCAAAGACCTCTCTGGAGGAAACTGGACGAGCGTTTCTGTATACGGCTCCGGATCCTATCCGGTTCTCGGTTTCATCTACTCCAAAGACGCCAACCTTGGTTTCCCTGCCACTGAATGTTCTCAAGTGAGTGCAACTCAGTATATCTGCTGGCTCACTAAGAATGGTGTTGACCGCTCTTGTGAAAATGCGACCGCATGGGGTATTGAAGATAGTGTGGCTCATATGAGCCAACCCGCAGATTGGAGTATTTGTTCGACGTCGTGCTATGACAGTCAGTCATCAGCCCTGGATTTCTTAATTTCTCCTGTCTATGCTACTGGAACGATTAGTTCCTGCGCTAAGCAAGTGATTTCAACCGATCATCTTGAGACTTCCATTCCCCCTCCCATCACCGGAGGCAAACACCCGGGCGACCTCCCCAATCTCATCGTTCACGAACTGTATCTGGTGAAAGAAGCCGATAGGGACAGCCCGCATCTTTCCCAAATCCATATCGGAGAACGAAGCTACTGCAACATCCAGGTCAAGAATACCGGAGAAGCCGGAGCTTGGGGCACCTGGGCGAATCGCTGCTACTTGTCCAAAGGAAACTATCGTGATCACGATCCCGACAACCTGGGACACGAGAGCATGACTGATTTGTCGGCGGGACAATCCCGTCGAGTCTATCAAATCATTCCCGCTTTCGAATATCCGGGAAAGTTCAATATCACTGCCTGTGCAGATACGGATGGCAATGACGGCGACAAAAAGATTGCGGAATCTGATGAAGGAGACAACTGCCATGACGAATATCGTTTTGACGTGGTAAGTGATCCGAATCTTGCGACGATGGCAATCAGTCTTACTGGCATTGTCGGAAACCCCGTAATCAATCAGCCTTTCAATATTTCTTCAACCACAACCAATCTGGGAGAAAACTTCGGACCCGACTATGTCTATATCGGCTATTTCGTAGACGGAGAACTGGTGGGACAAAACCAAATCCGTCGCGAAAACATGAAAGGAGGGATGAGCAAAGCGGAAGAAATCCCCATCCACGGAGGTATTGCAACGGCCGGTGTCCACGAAATCAAAGCGTGCGCTGACTTTACGGACGATATCGTCGAGACGAACGAATCGGACAATTGCAGGATACTTCTGGTCAATGTGACTGCGCCCGTTTCTCCGATTTTGTCGATAAACGGAGTAGTTCTCGCAAACGGCACCCGCCACGTCTTCACCGACGAGCGTCCGGACATTTCCATCAGTATCGGAAATACCGGAGGCATCTCGTCTCCCATGACTGGCGAAGTATTCATTTCATCGGCTCCTCATGGGGTAGAGAATATCTCCCTGGGGACATTCCAAGTCGGCGCAGTACCCGAAGGGGGAAATGCCACTGGGACGCTTTCGGGCGTTTCGTTTACCAAGCTCGGTCCATGGGTGTTGACGGCGTGTATCGAAGGGATGACAACCTGCACTTCAGGGGATGTCGTCACCATTGAGAGCAGCCACCCGGTAAACAAACATGTGAATCCGGCAGTCCTTATGATACTCAACAAACACAGGCGTGAGAGGAGTAGGAGATGAAAGTGAAGCTAACATTAGCGCAAATGGTTCTGCTGATTTTCTTCAGTGGACTCATTGCTTACTCGGCTCTATCGGCTGAAACGTCGTATTGCCCGGATAGCTACAGCCAGATCGAGATAAATGGGCACTCGGTTATGCGGATTTGGGGCGTATCGGGAGTTGCTTCAAATCATGCGCTCAGTGCCAATCCCGATTATGACTGGCCGACGGAAACGTCTGTCGCTCTTTGGTACGATGCTATCGTGTCGGCAAAAGCAGATGGAACCTGTGTGAAGCTGTACTATGACATCAATAGCAAAACGGACAGTGACAGCAACACGGTTCATGACCTGTGGTCGGTTTCCAGGTAGTCGCTGGAAAGTTCTTTCAATTCACAATTCAACAAAACCCATTGCCGGAAGGTGGTGGGTTTTTGATTTGGTTTTTGGCTTGAACGGGGAGGGAAAGGGGAGTAGGATAGGGAGAGTGCTGAAGCGGAGACTTGTAAATTCAAGAAAATGTAAGGAAACTATAGATGAGAAATGTTAATGTAGTGAATCGATTGCCCTCTTTCTAAGGGAAAGTAGAGCTTTCTGTATAATAAGAGTATGCCGAGAATTAAAAATCTTCCAAAACACGAGCAGCCGAGAGAAAAGCTCATTGAAAGGGGGGTAGGAAATCTTCGCGATAGTGAATTAATGGCTATCCTCCTTGGAACTGGAATTACGGGAAAGAACGTTGTAAGGGTGTCTGAAGAAATATTGGCGAGATATCCAAAGAAGAAGCTACTAGCTCTTGATTATGGGAAATTGTCGGAAGTGAAAGGTATTGGACAGGCAAAAGCCTGTCTCTTGTTGGCGGCGTTTGAGTTGACGAAACGTGCCTTGGCGGTTGAAGATAATAGTCTCCCGATAATTGATTCGGCAAGAGACGCTGTTGCTCAGCTCCAGGAGTTGCGGACGGCTAAGAAAGAGCATTTCATTGCATTGTATTTGAATGCTCGAAATCAACTCGTGCATAAAGAGCTTATCTCTATAGGAACGCTAAATGCTAGTCTCGTTCATCCAAGAGAGGTGTTTAAGCCAGCTGTAGATTGTCTTGCTGCGGGAATTATTGTCGCTCATAATCATCCATCAGGGAGTCTTGAGCCGTCATTTGAAGATATTGAGGTAACAAAGCGATTGTTCAGGGCGGGTAAAGTTCTAGATATACGAGTAATTGATCATATAATTGTGGCAACGGCGGGGTGGAAAGTTATCGCTATTGATTGACTTATGCAAAAGAAATACCAAACGAAGGAGGCAGTTATCAATGAAGCGAGGAAGATATTGAATCAATCCCTGCGGAGTTTGATGTCTAAAGATGATATTGATGCAGTTGAAAAGCGTCTTAACTCCTATGGTACAAATCGGAAGGGATTTCTTGGCGGACTCGTTGAAGAGTTTGTATTTG
Proteins encoded:
- a CDS encoding 50S ribosomal protein L18, translating into MKGSLTKKSGRTLRKNRVRARISGSVERPRLSVFRSLRGISVQAIDDVNGKTLFSAYLREIKNGKASNTIAGAHEVGKLIAKKCLAGNIQSALFDRSSYRYHGRVKAVAEGAREGGLVF
- the rpsE gene encoding 30S ribosomal protein S5; protein product: MSKQNRKPKRREKPEYDQKLLNLARVTRVVKGGRRFRFRATLVIGNRKGKVGVGVAKGSDVSDSIQKAFNDAKRNMISVMLDGSTIPHDVREKLGSSIVLLKPGIAGQGIIAGGAVRAVMDLAGIKDIVSKSLGASNPLNVARTTVRALSRFRTKPSMRHDENVSETEQVVAATDTPVAEVTTQV
- the rplO gene encoding 50S ribosomal protein L15; the encoded protein is MQIHEISSGNRLRRKRVGRGGKRGTYSGRGNKGQKARSGAHVNPLFEGGHTSIVDRLKKVRGFKSPHAKKSFVKLSDIVRVFTSEETVSAETLVAKNLAPTEILKSGVKIIGLGTVPKNLSFDSALSFSESVRAGIEKSGGKMVSMKKSVSADNAEEESR
- the secY gene encoding preprotein translocase subunit SecY; translated protein: MYAALIRIFSEKEIRNKILFIFGALVVYRIAAVVPLPGVDVLQLQRFFDQNQFLGLLNVFAGGGISSVSIVLLGVAPYITASIIMQLLTTVVPRLERIYKEEGEAGRQKFNMVTRWLTIPLAVIQTFSMISLLRSQGVLGQITAFDTTAMVIIATAGTILLMWLGELITEKGLGNGVSIMIFAGIMAGIPGVLARFLDTFGQSPDDFFNNIVFAIVALLMVAGIVFVNEAQRTIPISYAKRIRGGIAAAGTSTHLPLRVNQAGVIPIIFAVSLIILPNVVAGYLMKTATNPTVASLASKAYFLFQNQWFYGIFYFSLVVVFTYFYTAVIFDPTKIAENLQKQGGYVPGIRPGTPTVEYLAKVLGHVTLVGAVFLGTVAVLPVVVRGLTGVQSLTIGGISILIVVSVVLEMVKHVQSQLAMRSYEGF
- a CDS encoding nucleoside monophosphate kinase, whose protein sequence is MNTLFTAILLGPPGSGKSTQADFLVREMEAVHVDIGLALRKTAEMNTPLGARVADIMNRRKELVPDDIVEEVLSGALASVPPNRLVIVDGAPRCETQIEIIDAILKTFERRVNLAVYVALSEEESVRRISRRWMCSQCNQSFVSGVDFSEGNALCPSCALPLSRRKDDTEEGVRKRFQVFSSNTLPVVEHYRKEGTLLEVDGTQDPITIFGDIRKRIMSNL
- the map gene encoding type I methionyl aminopeptidase, translated to MQLKNNEQMDALRESGRRLEKVMQAVAAAIRPGVSTAELDEIAEQKIHQLESAPVFKGYGEEYGKPFPATICTSINDEVVHGIPRKNRLVQDGDLVKIDMGLRFNGMVSDMARTFAVGEVSDEAVRLVRVTEESLLRGISAVRIGGRLSDYAKAVQKHVEENGFSVVRDLVGHGVGFDLHEPPQIPNYYFVGMKDAIFRVGMAVAFEPMVNVGGYEVCLGKDGWVFATEDGSLSAHFEDTVIITDQGIEVVTRSGK
- a CDS encoding CHAP domain-containing protein — its product is MFAWTNAHAQYCHEGIPGGCQCVAFAYDNGYSDFFGTGYAKNWYGAANGKGYSTGHVPMVGAVIVFDSWGKSAAGHVAIIASIASSSEIAVNHANWAPNGATDDRIYRSVSVKDLSGGNWTSVSVYGSGSYPVLGFIYSKDANLGFPATECSQVSATQYICWLTKNGVDRSCENATAWGIEDSVAHMSQPADWSICSTSCYDSQSSALDFLISPVYATGTISSCAKQVISTDHLETSIPPPITGGKHPGDLPNLIVHELYLVKEADRDSPHLSQIHIGERSYCNIQVKNTGEAGAWGTWANRCYLSKGNYRDHDPDNLGHESMTDLSAGQSRRVYQIIPAFEYPGKFNITACADTDGNDGDKKIAESDEGDNCHDEYRFDVVSDPNLATMAISLTGIVGNPVINQPFNISSTTTNLGENFGPDYVYIGYFVDGELVGQNQIRRENMKGGMSKAEEIPIHGGIATAGVHEIKACADFTDDIVETNESDNCRILLVNVTAPVSPILSINGVVLANGTRHVFTDERPDISISIGNTGGISSPMTGEVFISSAPHGVENISLGTFQVGAVPEGGNATGTLSGVSFTKLGPWVLTACIEGMTTCTSGDVVTIESSHPVNKHVNPAVLMILNKHRRERSRR
- the radC gene encoding DNA repair protein RadC, whose product is MPRIKNLPKHEQPREKLIERGVGNLRDSELMAILLGTGITGKNVVRVSEEILARYPKKKLLALDYGKLSEVKGIGQAKACLLLAAFELTKRALAVEDNSLPIIDSARDAVAQLQELRTAKKEHFIALYLNARNQLVHKELISIGTLNASLVHPREVFKPAVDCLAAGIIVAHNHPSGSLEPSFEDIEVTKRLFRAGKVLDIRVIDHIIVATAGWKVIAID